The DNA region CCGTGCCGGCGCAGCTGCTCCGCCGGACCGATCCCCGAGCACATCAGCAGCTGCGGCGAATTGAACGCGCCGGCCGACAGAATCACCTCCGCCCGCGCGCCGAGCGTCTCGACGCGCCCGTCGCGCGACACCACGACGCCGACCGCGCGCTTGCCGTCGAAGCCCACGCGCAGCACCGTCGCATCGGTGATCACGTGCAGGTTCGGCCGGTTGCGGCCATAGATATACGCACGCGCGACGCTGCAGCGCGAGCCGTCGCGATGCGTGACCTGATAGAAGCCGACGCCTTCCTGCGTCGCGCCGTTGAAATCGTTGTTCAGCGGATAGCCGGCCGCGTGCGCGGCCTGGATGAATCGTTCGGAGAACGGATTGCGAAAGCGCAGATCGGACACCGTCAACGGGCCGTCCGCGCCGTGCCATGCATCGGCGCCGCGCGCGTTGCCTTCCGCGCGGCGGAAATACGGCAACACGTCCTGCCAGCCCCAGCCCGTCGCGCCGAGCTGGGCCCACTCGTCGTAGTCGCCCGGGTGGCCGCGCGTGTAGATCATCGCGTTGATCGCGCTCGAGCCGCCCATCCCGCGCCCGCGCGGCTGGTAGCCGCGACGGCCGCCGAGGCCCGGCTGCGGCACCGTCTCGTAACCGTAGTTCGTGCCGAGCTTGAACGGCACGAGCGCCGCGATCCCCACCGGCATGTTGACGAGCAGGTTGCGCTCCGTGTGCGGGCCGGCCTCGATCAGCGCGATCGTCGCGTCGGGGCATGCATCGGCGAGGCGGCTGGCGACGCTCGAGCCGCCCGACCCGCCGCCCACGATGATGTAGTCGTATTGCATGTCACGTCTCCTTCGTGTCATGAACGGCGCCCGGCGCGGCCGGCTCCCGCTTGTAATGTTCGGGCATTGTAGGAATGGCCGTCGCGCGCGCGGCACGCCGATTCAAGAGCGATTCCTCTAAACGCCCGCGTGAACTAAATTTAAGATGTATCGATCGATGCGACGCGAGGCAGCGGCCGCCAGAAGCCGCGCCGTCGTGAAAAAAGGGAGACGATGATGCAGCGCGACGTTCTGCAGGCCGCGTGCCGACCGGGTGTTCCGGACGCACCGCGCGCGGCCCGCATTTCATTTCAAACGGACGCCCGAATGGTTGCGACCGGCACCGTGCGCGCGGCCGGTCGAAATCGAACGATGCAACGTGTCGCCGACCGTTTG from Burkholderia ambifaria AMMD includes:
- a CDS encoding GMC family oxidoreductase, with protein sequence MQYDYIIVGGGSGGSSVASRLADACPDATIALIEAGPHTERNLLVNMPVGIAALVPFKLGTNYGYETVPQPGLGGRRGYQPRGRGMGGSSAINAMIYTRGHPGDYDEWAQLGATGWGWQDVLPYFRRAEGNARGADAWHGADGPLTVSDLRFRNPFSERFIQAAHAAGYPLNNDFNGATQEGVGFYQVTHRDGSRCSVARAYIYGRNRPNLHVITDATVLRVGFDGKRAVGVVVSRDGRVETLGARAEVILSAGAFNSPQLLMCSGIGPAEQLRRHGIAIVQDAPDVGANLIDHIDFIINTRVNSSELVGICLRGIAKMTPALARYFSSRTGMMTSNVAEAGGFIKSDPSLDRPDLQLHFCTALVDDHNRKMHWGFGYSLHVCALRPFSRGTVALASGDARDAPLIDPRFFSDTRDLDLLVRGAQAMRRILSQTPLASQGGRELYTRADQSEAELRATIVAHADTIYHPVGTCRMGSDVRAVVDPQLRVRGVDGLRVVDASVMPTLIGGNTNAPSVMIGERAADFIVAARKGAVPRGEAAAAVHGR